The sequence below is a genomic window from Spirochaetales bacterium.
TGCGACCTGCCAGTTGTCCGGGTCGCCGAGATCGCCGCCCTGCCAGAGATAGTCGTCATCGTCCGGATTGATGATCCAGTTGAGGTTGTTCCCTTCGTCGACGCTATTGGTGGCGGTAATCGCCGGGCCCGGACTTGCGTCGCTGTCGGACACGATAACGTCATTGACGTTATTGGCTCCCCCGGAATCGATCCGCCATTGTATTCCCGGGATCGTGCTTTTCAGGGTGGTAAGCAGTCCGTTCGCGACGCCGATATCGAAACGGACGTTGATCGTCTGGAGACTGCCCGCTTCGAATTCGAGAATTTTCCCCGCCGCGTTGCAGTAAAACTCGTCGAAGGTATTGTCGCCGGTAATGGTACTCGTCACCGTATTGTCGAGAAAATAGACGGCGCACCCGGTTTCCGCGGTAAAGGCGCCGGCATTGTTCCAGCTGCCGATGATGGTGATGTCATAGCCGTTATCGTCGAGGTCCCCCGAGGAAATGGCGAGGTCGCCGTCGACATTGATACTGCTTAAAAGCGCCGCGCCGTCAGAGACGGCGAGATTGTGGAAATTGTTTGTCCCCCCCTGGGTTATCTGTGCATTCGTCGAGGTGAGGGTAATGGTTCCGGCGGGCGGGATGAAGGTGACGGCCGAATCGTTCCAGTTTCCGGCGACAGCGTGATTGTATGTTCCGGGAGAAAAGCTTCCCGAAGCAAGTATCAACCCGGCGGTTATCGTAAGTGCGCCCGTCGCCGTACGGGTTCCGCCGTTAAGCCTGAGGGTCGAAAAACTTTCGGAAGCCACGACACCCGTCCCGTCGAACGCCACCGTCCCCGAATTGTGGGTGAACCCCCCCACGGTCCAATCACCGCCGACCGAGGTGGTCCCCGTTGTCGCGTTATAAGCGGTAATACCGAAGGCGCCGTCGATATCGATGGCCGCGGTCCCGCCGTTCAGGGTGCCGCTTCCCGTGACATTTCCCCGCACATGAAGGGTATTCGCCGCGTTGAAGGTGCCCTGAATCTTCACGTTCGCCGCCGCCGAACTCCCCGCGGAGAGGTTTCCGTTCTGCTGAAAGGTTTGGCCGGCCGGCACGTAAAAGGCTGTCCCGTCGTTCGTCGTGACCGCCGGGGTTGCCTGTGAATACGGAATGTCCGTGTCCCCGTTGTGCGCGGCGGCCATAATAGTGTTGGACATGGAGCCGCCGTTATCGTGACGCACGATAACATGGTTTTGATAGATATCCATTCCCGCGAGGTTTCCGCCATCGGTGACACTGACCGTCGCCCCTTTTTCCGTTTCCCCGTCGATAAAAAGAAGAATCGCGTTTCCGGCGGCGATATTGGCCGTGGGAACGATCAGTTCGTACATCCCGTTCGAATCAGTATCGCCGCTGAAGAGGCTTGTTCCGGCAACGGTGCCGCCATTGACGGAAAGTGCCACGGTTTTTCCCGCCCCGACGGGTGACGTCCCCTCGCCGGTATACACGGTGCCGGAGATAACTATTTCCTCACGGAAGGTGCAGTAGGAGGATGGATTGTTCTGATTATTATAGGTGGCGGCCAGCCATGCATTCGACCTTCTTGAATGTGAAATCCGTATCTCGTCGAGGCTGCCCATAAACGACCTGTCAGGGTCAATGGCATTCGCATCCCCAAAAAGGAGGTTCTGGTCCGCGGGTGAATCGGGAAGAGGTCCCGCCGCCGTTGCTTCCGGGCCATACGAACTCCCGTCCATATACACAGATAACTCTTGGGCAACTCCGTCCCATAATAGAACGGCGTAATGCCATCCTCCAGCCGTCATGTTGGCCCCGTCCCGGCCATACACCGTACTGTTGTAATGGACCTGGCCGCGGAGAGGATCATTCAGCTTGAAAAGCGTAAAGAGGGTATCATCTCCAGAGGTACCATTTGCTTTGCATATAAGGCGGAAATAGGTAGAACCGTCTTCCGAATCGTAATTCCCCGACCAGTTGTACCATACCTCCACGGTCAGGGCGGACCAACTGTTCGTGTCGAAATTATTCACGTCGATATAATCGTCGACATTTTCATCGCTTCCGTCAAACTCCTGTGCCTGCGCGATTTTCCCGGCCTGAAGGGTCCCGTTTCCGTGCTGGCTTCCGTGCGACTGGTTGGCCGTGGAATCGTAATGGATCGCGGTCGTCTCGTCGTCCGTTGCGGCCTCGTTCAGGTGCCAGACCCCGGCGTAATCCGAATCCCAGACATTTTCGGCATCCTCCTGGTTCGAGGCGGCGGAATTACCGTAATACATATAGATGACCGTATCGGACCCGGCATAGAGTGTCTGCACCTTTACCCAAGCATCGAGTTCGGTTGAGCCCGTGTCCTCGTAATACTCGATTTCATGGGGGATTTTCGTTGTCCCGTCCGAAGTGGTAAAAAGGATGTCGTCGCCGTCGGATTGTGCCGATGTGAAAAGATTGTTTGCACCGGTTATTTTAATAAGGAAAGGAAATGCGGAAAGGTTCCCTCCCATACCTAATGAAGCGCTGTCAATGGTAATCTCCTGCCGGTATTTCCAGGCAGGATCGTACCAGCCGCTTTGCGCGGAAAGAAAAACCGTCTGACCCAAAAAACATATGAGTATAAGGATGAGTTTATAGCGTAATTTCTGCCGAATCGGTTTACCCGCCCTTCTTTCGAAAACTTATACCCCTTTTAAAAAATACCCCATCTTTTTACGAAAAACAACAAAAGTACATGATTTTTATCTTCTCTTTTTAGCACAATAAAAAACAAAAATAAAGTGAGTGACCGCACGGGAAAAGGGATTTTTCCCTTCTTCCGGACGGCATTGTGACCGGATCGCCGGAGTTTTCCGGCCATTTTAGCTTTTCCGGCTATCCGATCGCGCCCCCCACGCCTTTTTTTTCCCATTTCCGCAGACTGACGACCTTGGCCAGGGTCGAATTGTTTTCCCTGATCTCCTGGCGGATACGGTTTTCCGCTTCGAGCACGTCCGAGGCCCTGTTCGCCATTTCGACGACGCGGTCCTTTTCGAGGACGATGACCCCGTCGTCGTCGGCGGCGATCCAGTCCCCGGGTTCGATCTTCTGATTCGAAATGACGATCGGCACATTGATTTCCCCCATACCGTGCGGGTCGCCGGCATGGGATGTAACGAGCTTTGTCCAGACGGGAAATCCGAGTTTTCTGATATCGGCCGTATCCCGCACCGCCCCGTTCACCACGAGGCCCGCGATCCCCTTGTTCTTCGCGCTTTCCGTCGCGAGTTCCCCCCAGATCGCCGGTGCCATGCCGCAGGCATCGATGACGATAATATCGCCTTTTTTCGCCGCATCGATCGCCTCGACCGGTTTTGCCCAGTCGCCCGGCATCGTTCTTACCGTCACGGCGGGCCCGCATACCTGAAGCCCCTGAATAAGGGGCCGTATCCCCTCGAGGCACGGTTTCCTGTGGCTTCCGTCCGAAATATTGCTGGTCCTTACCACGGAGAGGATCTTCCGGAGTTCCTTTGACGTCACCCTGCGGAAGAGTTCCGTTTTGACGGGTGTTGCGGTATCGATCGCCCGCCTGATATCGGAGGCGGCCCGTTTTACATCGATCGCCTTTGTGATGGCGCCGCCCACGATCACCACGTCGGCCCCCGCTTCCACGGCAAGGGCTGCGGTTTCGCTGTTGATGCCGCCCGCGACCGCCAGGATCAAATCGGTCTTGCGCCGTACCTGCTTCAAAAGGCCGAAGGGGTCTTTGCCCTCCATCTGCGCGTCGATAGCGCAGTGGACGTCAACCCATGCGGCCCCGAGTTCTTTGAGCCGCGGCAGCAGCGCGAGCGGGTCATCGACCCCCAGGAGGTCCACGGCCACCCTGATGCCGTAGTGACGCCCCGCTTCCACGCATTCCCGGATCGTCGATTCGGCGGCGGTCCCGAGCACGGTGATAATCCCCGCGCCGGCCTTTGCCGCGGCCTCCGTCTCGATCTTGCCCGCGTCCATGGTTTTCATGTCGGCGATAATGGTCCTGTCGGGAAAGATACTCTTCAGCTTTCTCACTGCCTCGAGTCCTTCGGACTTGATAAGCGGGGTTCCGGCTTCGATGTAATCCGCGCCCCCTTCGACGGCTTGGGCCGCGGCATCGAGGGCCCTGTTGAGATCGACAAAATCGAGCGCTACCTGTAACCGGCAATCACCCATGTTCCGTCACTCCCCCTTTCCCTGTTTTTGATACCCCGCCAACATTTCAGCGGTCAGGCGGATGTCCCGCGTAATTTCGATCCGGATTTTTTCTTCCGGCACAATGGAAGGAACGGAAAGAAAGGGATCGCCGTCCGTAGCCTCGACTTCCCCGCCGTACCGCTTCGGGACAAAGGCGGGATCTAATCTGTCCGAAGGGGCTGTCGTGAAAAAATCGCCGGGCGGCATGAGTGTCAGACCGATGGTTACCCGATAGGCGTCCCCCGCTTTGTACGGTGTGGAGTAATTGTCGTTCCACTTGCGAAAAAAATCATTCATATGAAGGATGACCCGGCACACTCCCTTTTCTTCGCGTATGATACGCGCCTCGGTATCCTTTCTGCCGCCGGGTTCAGCCGCCGCGTCCGAACTCATGCCGTAGAGACTCCCGAACGACACCCCGGCGTTTTTTTCCTTCCATCCGGCAGGATAGGAAAAAGCGTACTCCATTTCTTCCTTTCCCGCGGACATCCTTTCTTTTACCGAAAAAAGCGAGAAATCGACCGTATATATTAAGGAAGAAAACCATTCACCGGGATAATACCAGCTGTATGTTGTGCTGTCGATACGGGATGAAGATGGAATGATCCGGTTGTCAAAAACCGTTTCGATAAAGCTGTGATGATAGCGTACCTTTTTTCGGAAATATCCGGCGGCATCGAGTATCTCCCCGGAAGAAACCTCATCTCCGGTGACAATTTCAAAGGGAAGTCCTGCCGAAGGCTTCCCCCCATTGGTCACCGTTAATTGCAGGGTAAGATCGCGGGGCTGGTCTATCGCATGCAGCGCCCGATCATATTCTTCCTGGTTCCAGTAAGCGGGTTGCAGGAGTTCTTTATCGCTTCCCACACTATCCTCCATGGCGGTCAGGGTCATAAAGATCAAAAGCAGGAAAAAAACAAGTGAAAGAAATGCGAGATTCAGCAGTGTATTTTTTCTCACGAAAATGCCTTTCCGGGGCGGCCGGCGCATACCGGTCTTCGACCTATTTATAAAAAGTATAGCCTCAAACGAGCCGCCTGGTCAAGCATGGATGTCCGGCGCGTGGACGCATCTCATGCCCGGTTTCCGACCGGGGGCGCCGGCCGGTATTTTTTGCAGTACGACATATGTCGGTAATAAAAGAATGGCTTTTTTGCCCTTATTTCAGATTTCCCAATAGAATCGCACCCGCGAGGGCCAGGGCGATACCGGTCAATGTGATCGCGGCCGCTTTTGACCGCGGCTCGACTTCCTTGAAAATAAAAATTCCGATAAACGCATGAAACGCGACATTCAGCTGGGCGATGGTAAATCCCTTTCCCGTCCCGATGAGTTCCATCATACGAAGCGATGTATAATTGCCGATTCCCCATAAAAGCCCTGAAAGTATTACTCTGGAATAATGGGAAGGTTTATCGAGGAGTATTGATTTTCCGGTAAGTAAAACCAGGATTGTGCTTCCCGCGAAAATACCGACCGCCATTGGAAACGCCGCCACCCACATCGATAGCGATCCGAGCTGGATGGGAATGAAATAGGTTCCCCAAAGGATACCCGCCCCGATCGCGCCAAGTAAACCGGTTTTATACAACCGTTTGTCGGCTTTCGTTTTTTCGCCCCCGGATTTTCCCCTGGCAAAAATGATAAGGAGAATACCGCTGATGATGGTGAGGACCGCCAGTACGGAAAGACCGATGATAAAAAAGCCGGATCGAATAAACTCCCCGAAGAGAACGATTCCCCAGACGATTGAAACGAGAAGATTCATCGGCGCCCAGATGCCGACGGCTTTGGCCATTCCTATTCTGCTTGTCCCGATAAAAGCAAAATAACCGCTCAAGGCCCAGATGAGGCCTCCCGCGAACGGAAACCAGAATGTCTCGGCGGTAAGTTCCCTGAATCCCTGAACCAGTGCGACACCAAGGGCCAGAACCAGATTTGCGACCGATACGTAAAAAACCTTGATCTGCTGGTTTTTAAAGGAAATCCGCTGACTCGGTGAAAGCCACGTTCCCCATGCCAGCACGGTGACTATCGCAAATAAAATACTTTCCACCTGCCGCTTCCTTTCCTGGGAGCATTTGTCCCGAACACTATTGAACATCGCTTTGAAAGAAAAATCAAGTCCTCCGTTAAAATATTGTCGACCGCGCGCTTCCCGCCATATCCGTATAATAAGGCGATCATGGTTTCAGGCGGAATCGTTCGCATATCCCTCCGTTCGGGGAATATCGCTTTACCGCATACCGTCCTCTATATGCCAAATGGTACGGGATGTTTTGCGGTCACCATTAAAAAAAAAATTTATTGCTTGACATATAAAAATCCTTTGGGTATCCTTTTAACGATTGATGTTTGTTTGTCGATTATAAAAACAGGTGTATGTGTTTTCAAGAAAAAAGTATGAACATGAGGGTCGCTTCGGTATCAATACCAGACATTTCTCTCTTTCATATCACTCAAACGGTATATTATGCATCATTTATCATCACGATATCCTCATGCGGAAAAGCCGGCGGTGTGGCACCGGCACACTGGACAAACCGGTCCGCTGTTTGTCGAAACACGGGACGGCACGACGGGGGCGGGTATTCGATGACATAGCGGGCGGCGACAGAGGGGATCAGGCACATGGAATATTTGATGAATTATCTGCAGGGATTGGTTCAAAAGGGGGGACCGGATAAGGAGGATTACGGAAAACTGACTGCATGGGCGGACAAGGTTGTCGAATACAAGAAGAAAAAGATGATCGGTTCGGAAGAACTGTCCCGAATAAACGATATCTGGGGCGATGCGGCGTCCATGGAAACCATCCAGGGATTCGCCTTGAAACGGCCGTACGGGTATCCCGGAGATTTCGAGCTGCTGGAAAAAATATATAATAAACACCTTTCTCCGCGCCGGGAACTGGTGAAATGGGATGAATACATACACTTTCATAAAGCATCCGAAGCGCTTCGCAACAGAAAAAAATACTTCATTAACGTCATAATGGCGCATGTAAATAAAAAATTCATCGTTAATGTGTTGAATCTCGGCAGCGGCCCGGGCAGGGACATGTATGACCTGTTCAATTCCCGGGACCTCGGGAGAAAAATTCTTTTGTTCGACTGCGTCGATCATGACCTGCGGGCGATCCACTACGCCAACCGGCTGTGCCGCGCTTATCTCGATCATATAACATTTATCAATGAAAACATCCTTTTTTTCGTCCCCGACAAGCCATACGATGTTATCTGGGCGGGCGGCGTGTTCGATTATTTCAGCGACAGGATTTTCAGGCGCGTGCTGCAACGACTGGCCGGCGCCGTCAAGAAAAACGGAGAAATCGTGATCGGCAATTTTTCAGTCAACAATCCCGCCAGAAATTACATGGAGATGTTCGGATGGACATTACATCATAGAAGCCAACAGCAACTAAACGAGCTTGCACTCTCATGCGGCATAGATCAGCACGACATTACCATCGGGAGCGAAGAAACCGGCATTAACCTTTTTTTGCATATAACACAAAAATAGATTATGATTGAGACATATTCGATTTAATAAAGGGGACTTTATTTGTGAAAGAAGAACAGTCAACCGGCTTACAGGTTGAATTGAAACACGTCATTACCGGATTCAACAAGGAACTTGAAAAAGAGTTCTATAATGATTTTCTGGAAAGCTCCCTTTTTTTCATACGGGTCTCGCTCGTTTTCGGTATCATCCTCTATGCCGTTTTCGGGATTCTGGATATCTGGATTGTTCCTCAATCAAAAGAAAAAATATGGTTTATCCGCTACGTTATCGTATGTCCGATCATCACCATTTATTTGTTCATGTCGTCCGCGGTTATGTTCAAAAAGTATTCACAATTATTGCTGAGTATTTTATCGGCAATACTCGGTATCGGTATTGTGGCAATGATCGGTATGATAAAAGAATCGGAACCGGGTTTCAGGTATTATTATGCCGGTCTTATTCTTGTCACCATGGCGGTTTATACCGGCTTCCGGTTGCGTTTCATTAATGCGACAATAATGAGCTGGTTTGTCGTCTTCTCCTATGAGATTGTCGCGGTTTTTTTCAATGGCATGCTCGCCTCCCAGGATAAATTTCCGGTGTTTCTCAACAACAACTTCTTTCTCATCTCATCCAATATCATCGGGATGTTCGCTTCTTTTTCCATCGAATATTTCATCAGAAACGACTTTCTTCTGAGAAAAAAAATTAAAATCGAGGAAGAAAAGGAAAAACAACGGGCAAAGCAGGAGTTGATCAAGACAAAAATCGAGCGTGATTACGCACAATATGCCGTCCAGTCGATAGAAGAAGAAACCGATGCCGGGTTGCGCAATATCGCCCATTCCATCAAGAACAAGCACATGATTCAGCAGGCGATGAATAATGAAATAAAGGATATCGTGGTCCTGCTGAAACGTTCGATCAAGACCTTGAAAAAGACCACGCCGCGATTGATCAAGGACAACCTTTCACGGGCGCTCGAGCAGTATACCAAAAAACTCGTCTACCGGATAAAGAAAGAGAATCCCCAAACGGCCCGTATTCTTGTTTCGGAATACATGCCGGCTATAAAGGCCATGATGAAACGAATCGCCGCAGGATTCGAAGCAAGGAGTACACCGAAAATAAGACATTATATGCTCGGGAAACTCGATACGATTTCAAGAAAAATCGACAATTCACTGAATAACGCCTTCGATAACATGACCGATATCCTCAACTATATTTACGCGATTATTTCCTACCAGCGGGGAAAAGATATTTCGATGAGCGGGGAGGTATTTACCGATCTGGGACGTATTTTCGGACACATCCAGGACGCGTACGCAGACTGGCTGGCACAATATAATATCGGATTTTCATATAAAAATTACTCAGGCGAAAATGTACGATTACATATCTATGATTTTATCCTCGAGGAGGATATTCTCCGCAATCTGTTCATGAACTCACTCAGGGCGTTGATAGAAAGCGATCCGGAAAACTTAAGGCAGGACAAAAGAATATGGATTGAGGTTTTTATTCGGACACTCAAGGATTCCACGCAATACTACATCATCCATTTCAGGGACAACGGGCCGGGAATTCCCGAAAACAGGAAAAAACTCGTTTTCGAAGGATTCACATCCAAAGGAAGAGCGGCGGATGAAGACGATCCCGAAGCCAAAACGGAACACGGCATCGGATTACGGACAGTGAAAAAAAGGGTCGAAGAAGCCGGTGGCGTGATAAAGGAAACCGGGGTTTTTGGTAAAGGATGCAATGTCATCATAAAGTTCAAAAAGTACGGCAAAAAAGAAATCAAGCCGGGCGATGCACTCACCGATATTTCCGCGGGCCAGAGTATACGGGAGGTGCCGGATAACAGAAGAAGATATTCGGCGATTCAAAACAAAAATATCCTGATCGTCGATGACAGTGAAGATATCCGCGAATCCCTCGGAAAGATGTTTCGAAAAATCGGTATGCTGATCTGTTTCGCTTCGACAATCGATGAAGCGCGCGATCGTCTGTACAACCCGAATAAAAAACCCGATATCATCATTCTGGACCTCGATCTCGGCTTGCAGAAGGGCGAAATACTTCTGCTCGAAATGATCGGCAGAAAGGGCAAGGAGATACCCGTTATCGTCGTATCAGGATCGGAGAGGGCCTCGAACGATGAGGGGTTGAAACGGTTGCATGCGCGGGCGGTGTTCATCAAACCGGTTAATGAAAAAATACTCTGTGATTGTGTCTTGGATTTATTGTCGGATCATGAAGAATCGAGGGAAACAGCCGATGGGTTGAGCCGCGGCAAATGGGAAGTGCCTGAACGAATAAAAGAAAAAAAGCTTCTTATCGTCGACGATGAACCGGAACCCCGCAAGATCATCGCGGACCTTTTCGGCGGATTGACGATAATTTTTGCCGCCTCGAACAGCGAAGCGAAGGAAAAGATTATCGAATTTCAGCCCGATATTATTACCCTCGATCTCGCATTGGGCAAGGAGAACGGAAGGGATCTTCTCTCCTGGCTGACCGAAAACGAATTGGCGATTCCGGTGGTTGTCATTTCAGGCGAAATCGATGACGATGAG
It includes:
- a CDS encoding class I SAM-dependent methyltransferase, which codes for MEYLMNYLQGLVQKGGPDKEDYGKLTAWADKVVEYKKKKMIGSEELSRINDIWGDAASMETIQGFALKRPYGYPGDFELLEKIYNKHLSPRRELVKWDEYIHFHKASEALRNRKKYFINVIMAHVNKKFIVNVLNLGSGPGRDMYDLFNSRDLGRKILLFDCVDHDLRAIHYANRLCRAYLDHITFINENILFFVPDKPYDVIWAGGVFDYFSDRIFRRVLQRLAGAVKKNGEIVIGNFSVNNPARNYMEMFGWTLHHRSQQQLNELALSCGIDQHDITIGSEETGINLFLHITQK
- a CDS encoding orotidine 5'-phosphate decarboxylase; translated protein: MGDCRLQVALDFVDLNRALDAAAQAVEGGADYIEAGTPLIKSEGLEAVRKLKSIFPDRTIIADMKTMDAGKIETEAAAKAGAGIITVLGTAAESTIRECVEAGRHYGIRVAVDLLGVDDPLALLPRLKELGAAWVDVHCAIDAQMEGKDPFGLLKQVRRKTDLILAVAGGINSETAALAVEAGADVVIVGGAITKAIDVKRAASDIRRAIDTATPVKTELFRRVTSKELRKILSVVRTSNISDGSHRKPCLEGIRPLIQGLQVCGPAVTVRTMPGDWAKPVEAIDAAKKGDIIVIDACGMAPAIWGELATESAKNKGIAGLVVNGAVRDTADIRKLGFPVWTKLVTSHAGDPHGMGEINVPIVISNQKIEPGDWIAADDDGVIVLEKDRVVEMANRASDVLEAENRIRQEIRENNSTLAKVVSLRKWEKKGVGGAIG
- a CDS encoding response regulator, which codes for MKEEQSTGLQVELKHVITGFNKELEKEFYNDFLESSLFFIRVSLVFGIILYAVFGILDIWIVPQSKEKIWFIRYVIVCPIITIYLFMSSAVMFKKYSQLLLSILSAILGIGIVAMIGMIKESEPGFRYYYAGLILVTMAVYTGFRLRFINATIMSWFVVFSYEIVAVFFNGMLASQDKFPVFLNNNFFLISSNIIGMFASFSIEYFIRNDFLLRKKIKIEEEKEKQRAKQELIKTKIERDYAQYAVQSIEEETDAGLRNIAHSIKNKHMIQQAMNNEIKDIVVLLKRSIKTLKKTTPRLIKDNLSRALEQYTKKLVYRIKKENPQTARILVSEYMPAIKAMMKRIAAGFEARSTPKIRHYMLGKLDTISRKIDNSLNNAFDNMTDILNYIYAIISYQRGKDISMSGEVFTDLGRIFGHIQDAYADWLAQYNIGFSYKNYSGENVRLHIYDFILEEDILRNLFMNSLRALIESDPENLRQDKRIWIEVFIRTLKDSTQYYIIHFRDNGPGIPENRKKLVFEGFTSKGRAADEDDPEAKTEHGIGLRTVKKRVEEAGGVIKETGVFGKGCNVIIKFKKYGKKEIKPGDALTDISAGQSIREVPDNRRRYSAIQNKNILIVDDSEDIRESLGKMFRKIGMLICFASTIDEARDRLYNPNKKPDIIILDLDLGLQKGEILLLEMIGRKGKEIPVIVVSGSERASNDEGLKRLHARAVFIKPVNEKILCDCVLDLLSDHEESRETADGLSRGKWEVPERIKEKKLLIVDDEPEPRKIIADLFGGLTIIFAASNSEAKEKIIEFQPDIITLDLALGKENGRDLLSWLTENELAIPVVVISGEIDDDEDESIETLMRIGARSAYPKPINEKIVFNTIVRLLEKQSRDSFVK